ATATGCGTCACATGTATACTTATCTCATCAAGAAGCTAAAATCTCAGTGAaatattactttcttaatgATTCATTCACTTATGAATATTGTGTCATCTGTATTGTTCAGTTCCTTATCTTAACTTCATCTATCCCTCCTAGCTACGTCAAAGGGGTGGAAACAACCCAGGTGAGAGTAAACCAAGGACAGGAAAAGACATTGCTCAAATCACCTTTGATCTTTACCGTACGCACCCCAAAGACGTATTCGGCTCACTAAATGTGAAAGCCACATTCCAAGGGCTCTACTCTGTCAGTGCAGATTTTCAATGCTTGGGGCCAAAGAAATTCCTGAGGTAAACAGACTACAGATGGGAACTCTAAGCATTGTTATGGTttgttttacagtttatttgTACAAAATAGCCTTTTTCAAGCCACTGAATTGTATCCTACACTTTTGTTGTCTTTCAGGGAGGCCCTCAGAGTCATGTCCACTCTACTCCATGCTGCTGGACACTTATTGATCTCATCTGCTGCTGTAATTCGCCGTATTATCCACGGGGCAGATCTTCTTCAAGCCCAGCATGGCAAACCTATTGAGTATTGGGAATAACTGGCGTATAAGGAATAACCAGAGATGTAACTGAGGGAtgttttttctaaaatgtttccTAGATAGGTTTATACGGTAACACTAAGgttcattttaacattaatgCATTAGGTATAATGAATGAACAACAATTAATCTAGGCAAATGTTAATTTACACACCACACTTCAAATGTTTGGgttcaatgtaatttattccactgatggtaaagctgaatttttagtagCCATACTCCAGTCTCGAACATTACAAATCatttttagaaatcattctaatatgctgatttggtgcgcaagaaatatttcttattattagcaatgttgaaacttctgtagaaagttcaaaagaacagcatttatttgttagTTGATACCTAATGCATTAATTTATGTTAATGGACTTTATTGTAAATTGTGAAGTTATGCTTTGCTGGTTTAATGGAAGATTGCTCCAGGAAAATGCTTGTTTCTATGAAAACTGCCCTTAAGgagtgagttttttttgttttttatatatattcttagTCTAGGACTACCCAGTGTTACTTATTCTATGTGTTTGACCttctttataaatgtttattttaactttaCCAATACTTTATTCAATATGTTTATGTGATAGACTACTGTATAATTTTATCTTTCTCattttgtaagtcactttggataaaagcatcagctaaatgaataaatgtacaaatgtaaatgttatgtaaatATGAAATTGTCATAATGGTGaatgcttagaaaaaaaaattaaattaaatataaaaatgttttaagatcAATTTATTAAGTAAAACCAAATTGGTACAAAAAGCTTCAGCACAAAAAAGGACAGTCTCTCTAGTCAGCTTACTCAATGCATAGACTAATAAACTCCATATTAACACTACTTAAgattttaattagttttcaaataatgataattaaaaaaaattaagtaaaaaaaaaaaaaaaaaatcacattttgattggggggaaaaaaaagatcaaGCACATAAATTATGTAGTATTATGTCAGCATAGTGTTTCCATCAAAGAAACATATCTGTGTAGCACACTGTGGATCTAAAAGATTGCAGTTATGCTTATAACTTTAAATACAATTGACCTTTGTAAAAGCAAACATCTACATATCTAAGCTCGAAGTGCAACTTAAACATGAAAATGTCAACACGCATGCATTCGCTCTGTAGAGTCACACCGAGAACCACAATGAATAGAACTCTGATAAAACAagctacaaaacaaaatacattgtaCAGTCATTCAGTGCCTTGCCATACACAATTttgtttcagttactttaaGGTACATATTctaatactaaatatttttgattcaaGTAAGATGCTTAGTTTTGGAGATACATATTgcataacaatgttgtgagagAGGTTCTACAAGGCCCTGGATCATAGCATTACATTGGGATGGAAACATCCAGACAGGTtaaaggagagaaaaaaaaaaaaggttttatgtAACATCTTTGGCAGTGACGTGGAATTCAATTTCCACCTATCTGCACAGCTACAAATGCCATCGCAAACTGACTTTGCTTCTGAGGTCAGAGTTCACCCTCAGGCACAACTGGAGTACTTCCCCGAAACAGTTCATTCCATGTTGCTGCTTCGCCCCCTCCACCTCCGTTAATTAACGTAGAATTGCCCACACTCAACCCAGAGCCCATGTTCTCAAATGAAAATCTCCCCCGTGAATATTTCCCGCCCCTTTTCTGCTGTTGCGTTATAACCGCGATGATGCGTTCCCTCTCCTCTGAGGTCATCCAGCGCATCTGATTGTGTTTGACATGATAACGCGTGTCTCCGTACCACTGGATGATCTCTGTCCGCGTCAGACCCGTCTTCTGCTGGAGTATCAGGTAGTCGTCGCTTGTGGGCCACTGGCAGCGAAGGAAGCTTTGCCGCAAAATTTCCAACTGTTCCCTCGTCTTCTTACGAAGTCGCACGTTCGGTTCTACCCGGCCGCGGATGAATGACGGAGAcggagaaggagaaggagagaTGTCCGCAGAATGTTGTTGAACGGAAGCGCTGCCGTCATCAAACTCGCCTTCGTCACTTACTTCGTCCTTGGTCTCATTTGATTGGTTGACTGGTCCCTCATCGTCAGCCAAATCCACATCAACCTCAAACCCCGCCTCTGTGTCATCAACCTCGTCGTTGTCGTAAAAATCAGCACTCGGTAGAACATTGTTCTCCAGCGTGTTCTGAGAGCTCTGCTGCACCAGCTGCAGTGACCGATTGCGTTTCGCGAGCTTAGCTAGCCAAGCCCTGCCGTTCTTGCGAAGCTGATAGCGGCTGTCAGCGAACCATTTGCGAATTTCACGCCGATTAAGCCCAGTCATTCTCTGGAGCCGCTGAACTTCGCCGTCAGACGGCCAAGACTTCTGTACAAAACTGCGGCGCAGGGCCATCAGCTGCGCTTTCGATTTTTTCCCCGGCAAGCAGTGTAGAGACTGTGAAAGCTCAGGAAGTTCGGGGTACGACATTGCAGCGTGTTGGTTGTACGATGAACGTCCAAACCTATCAAGCAGCTGGACTCCAGTATTGTGAGGTGGTGGTAGGCTTCTACTGTCACTTTGGATTTGGGGATTAACTTGAGGAACTTGTGATGCGGGTGCAAGACCGTTTTTGTACACAACATTAGTGCTGAGCAACTGCTGTATGCCGTTATTGGATTGGGAAGCATTATTCTGGCTAAAATGCGAGCGGTTTTGGTCACTGGTGATGTGCTGAGGCACAGTCCGGCTGGGTTTAGGTGTCTGGTCTCTCTGATCTACATGGGCAACTGCCGCAGGTGGTGGTATAAAAACATGTTGAGGTTCCTCACGCCCTAAACAATCCTCCTCATCGTTTATTTCCACACATTCCTCGGCTACCGCTCTTTTCTGAATGTGCCACAGCTTGCGCCGCGTCTCTTGGATGTCATCATCAGCCCAGCTGATCCCGTAACGTACCCGCTGCATCATGAACCACGCTTTAACTCGGTCCGGCGGTAACGCACACTTTCGAGCTAGAGCGCTCGCCTCCTGTGACGTGGGGTATGGGAATGCATTAAACGCTTCTACGAGTTCTGACACGGCATCCAGCTCACGGACCTGCTCCGAACGCACCCAGATAAGCTTTAACCCCTCGGATACCAGTGGAAGACAAACCAGGTTAGTCTGGTTGTGGGTGGATGTGCCAGAGGAGACTGATTGCCTCTTTTGGCAGGACTTCTTGGTCCCTGAAAAGCAGGGTGACTTCTCCTGAGGTAACTCGGGGGATGAGCTCTGCGATTCTTCAGGAGCTGGTGAGTCGTCCATCTTCTCTTCCTGTTCTTTGGGATCCACCGAGGATGAGGTCTCATTTGAGTCTTCGGGAGTCTGAAGGGGAGCAGATTCTGTTCCCTCAGTGGTGACTGGCTGAAAGGGGTGAGATCaagaaatatgaatataaaatgcatCAGATGAGAAATTCTCTCTTATTGGCTTACAGTTACAATGGCACAAAGGTCACTGTTATTTCTTTTCACTGCTAATAAAGTCACCACAATAATCGAGTTCATGATAAATCATTTATTCACACACATTATTATCATTTTGTAATTTATCTCCCTCCCTCTTGCAACATCTCATCTCTGATGACCAACCTGTTACTCATATGACATCACATAAACAATATCAAGTCCCACCctactcttttttttcctcatattAGAAGCTGTTTTACTCACATATGCATAACAACAGGGGGAAAAAGATGATTGCAATTTCCGCTTTATGactttaaaattacataaatgtacGTGAGGGTGTgctatattttaattattgacaCATCTAAAGACCACTGTTAGGCCTGCAAGAGTAATTTGAATTTCCCATGGGAATTTCGTATGTGCTTTTATCATTTCAATTTGAGGAATATAGCCCGATACTGTTACTTGAAAACATGTTCAAGTTACATAAATTATAATCACTCATACTTcaaacactgctgtgtgtaaGCTGCTAAAATAGCacttttatgtaaatataaaaaataacac
The sequence above is a segment of the Onychostoma macrolepis isolate SWU-2019 chromosome 07, ASM1243209v1, whole genome shotgun sequence genome. Coding sequences within it:
- the cideb gene encoding cell death activator CIDE-B, coding for METTASLFKSVSRRVWSPPQRPFRVCSWNREVKKGVTAGTLEELIEKAAQALFISTVLTLVCEEDGTEVDSEEFLLALPDNTVFMALTPGETWKPHPLRQRGGNNPGESKPRTGKDIAQITFDLYRTHPKDVFGSLNVKATFQGLYSVSADFQCLGPKKFLREALRVMSTLLHAAGHLLISSAAVIRRIIHGADLLQAQHGKPIEYWE
- the homezb gene encoding homeobox and leucine zipper encoding b — protein: MERCAAPQLENTSTHPSPPDSAEKSGGDVGEMPVKDAYECRICGYKAQDVKCLSQHLHAAHPVTSLSDSVRSEGCETPEEERVGDVETPCLNGDLEKSVAKDKPVTTEGTESAPLQTPEDSNETSSSVDPKEQEEKMDDSPAPEESQSSSPELPQEKSPCFSGTKKSCQKRQSVSSGTSTHNQTNLVCLPLVSEGLKLIWVRSEQVRELDAVSELVEAFNAFPYPTSQEASALARKCALPPDRVKAWFMMQRVRYGISWADDDIQETRRKLWHIQKRAVAEECVEINDEEDCLGREEPQHVFIPPPAAVAHVDQRDQTPKPSRTVPQHITSDQNRSHFSQNNASQSNNGIQQLLSTNVVYKNGLAPASQVPQVNPQIQSDSRSLPPPHNTGVQLLDRFGRSSYNQHAAMSYPELPELSQSLHCLPGKKSKAQLMALRRSFVQKSWPSDGEVQRLQRMTGLNRREIRKWFADSRYQLRKNGRAWLAKLAKRNRSLQLVQQSSQNTLENNVLPSADFYDNDEVDDTEAGFEVDVDLADDEGPVNQSNETKDEVSDEGEFDDGSASVQQHSADISPSPSPSPSFIRGRVEPNVRLRKKTREQLEILRQSFLRCQWPTSDDYLILQQKTGLTRTEIIQWYGDTRYHVKHNQMRWMTSEERERIIAVITQQQKRGGKYSRGRFSFENMGSGLSVGNSTLINGGGGGEAATWNELFRGSTPVVPEGEL